One Sagittula stellata E-37 genomic window carries:
- a CDS encoding CvpA family protein: MDGFTIVDGIVAAIVVMSALLAYSRGLVREAMAIVGWIVAAILAFMFAAQVQPLVKELPVVGEFLSDSCELSIIAAFAAVFTIALLIVSLFTPLFSSLIQRSALGGLDQALGFFFGVARGIVLVAIAFFVYETVITAQDVAMIDDSRSAAVFSQFSGKIEEQNPEQALGWITAQYEQLVGVCDTPQ, from the coding sequence ATGGATGGATTTACGATCGTCGACGGCATCGTGGCGGCAATCGTCGTGATGTCGGCGCTGCTGGCCTATTCGCGCGGCCTTGTGCGCGAGGCCATGGCCATCGTCGGCTGGATCGTCGCCGCCATCCTCGCCTTCATGTTCGCCGCTCAGGTGCAGCCCCTGGTCAAGGAACTCCCCGTTGTGGGCGAATTCCTGTCGGACAGCTGCGAGTTGTCGATCATCGCCGCCTTTGCCGCCGTGTTCACCATCGCACTGCTGATCGTGTCGCTGTTCACGCCGCTCTTCTCTTCGCTGATCCAGCGCTCCGCGCTTGGCGGGCTGGATCAGGCGCTTGGCTTCTTCTTCGGCGTGGCCCGGGGCATCGTTCTGGTGGCCATTGCCTTCTTCGTCTACGAGACCGTCATCACCGCGCAGGACGTGGCGATGATCGACGACAGCCGCTCGGCTGCCGTGTTCAGTCAGTTCAGCGGCAAGATCGAAGAGCAGAACCCCGAACAGGCGCTCGGCTGGATCACAGCCCAGTATGAGCAACTCGTGGGTGTCTGCGACACGCCGCAGTAA
- a CDS encoding SDR family NAD(P)-dependent oxidoreductase, with product MTQIALITGASRGLGYALAEALAPEYHIVAVARTVGGLEELDDAIKAKGGAATLAPMDVTDRNAMAQLCRSVHDRWGGVALWAHTAVHTGPLTPTWQLDMKDWDRSMATNAHAMGHLIPYIAPLLGTDGTALFFDDPKGGKKFYGHYGASKAAQIAVAQSWAAETVKTGPKVRVLTPAPMATAVRARFHPGEDRDALATPADEARRLIATLG from the coding sequence ATGACCCAGATCGCCCTCATCACCGGCGCCTCGCGCGGCCTTGGCTATGCCCTCGCAGAAGCGCTTGCGCCCGAGTACCACATCGTCGCCGTCGCCCGAACCGTGGGCGGGTTGGAAGAGCTCGACGATGCTATCAAGGCCAAGGGCGGCGCCGCGACGCTGGCCCCGATGGACGTGACCGACCGCAACGCCATGGCCCAGCTTTGCCGCTCCGTGCATGACCGCTGGGGCGGCGTCGCGCTGTGGGCGCACACGGCAGTGCATACCGGTCCGCTGACGCCGACCTGGCAGCTCGATATGAAGGACTGGGATCGCTCCATGGCGACAAATGCCCATGCCATGGGCCACCTGATCCCCTACATCGCGCCGCTGCTTGGCACCGATGGCACCGCGCTGTTCTTCGACGATCCGAAGGGCGGCAAAAAGTTCTACGGCCACTATGGCGCCTCCAAGGCCGCGCAGATCGCCGTCGCGCAAAGCTGGGCCGCCGAGACCGTGAAGACCGGCCCGAAGGTGCGCGTCCTGACACCCGCGCCCATGGCAACCGCCGTGCGCGCGCGCTTCCATCCCGGAGAGGACCGCGACGCGCTCGCCACACCCGCCGACGAGGCACGCCGCCTGATTGCCACGCTCGGCTGA
- a CDS encoding protein-L-isoaspartate(D-aspartate) O-methyltransferase gives MTFDAEAKMQFLFALRSKGVTDKAVLSAMEKIDRGLFIQGYFTDRAYEDMPLPIACGQTISQPSVVGLMTQALQVGPRDKVLEVGTGSGYQAAILSQLARRIYTVDRHKRLVAAARKVFDALELANITAFTADGSFGLADQAPFDRILVTAAAEDPPGPLLAQLKIGGIMVVPVGQSDTVQHLIRVTRTESGFEYDELRPVRFVPLVEGLGKD, from the coding sequence ATGACGTTCGACGCCGAGGCAAAGATGCAGTTCCTGTTCGCCCTGCGCTCCAAGGGCGTGACAGACAAGGCCGTGCTTTCGGCGATGGAAAAGATCGACCGCGGCCTTTTCATCCAGGGCTATTTTACCGACCGCGCCTACGAGGACATGCCGCTCCCCATCGCCTGCGGCCAGACCATTTCGCAGCCCTCCGTGGTGGGCCTGATGACTCAGGCGCTTCAGGTCGGCCCCCGCGACAAGGTGCTGGAGGTTGGGACAGGCTCCGGTTACCAGGCCGCAATCCTCAGTCAGCTTGCCCGGCGTATCTATACCGTGGACCGTCACAAGCGTCTGGTCGCCGCCGCGCGCAAGGTCTTCGATGCGCTGGAGCTCGCCAATATCACCGCCTTCACCGCCGACGGCTCCTTCGGGCTGGCAGACCAGGCACCGTTTGATCGCATCCTCGTGACCGCCGCCGCCGAAGACCCGCCCGGGCCACTCTTGGCGCAGTTGAAGATTGGCGGTATCATGGTGGTGCCCGTGGGGCAGTCGGACACCGTGCAGCACCTGATCCGGGTCACCCGGACGGAAAGCGGGTTCGAGTATGACGAGTTGCGGCCCGTGCGCTTCGTGCCGCTGGTGGAAGGGCTGGGAAAGGACTAA
- a CDS encoding formate/nitrite transporter family protein: MTAPRRGASPEKQDNLDPEAEKEAVRSHSDESHVTEASRLSARLIYEVIRRDGDEELQRPVASLVWSGLAAGVLISLSVLTQAVLKSKLPETDWALLVEGLGYSVGFMVVIFGRMQLFTENTITTVLPVVADRSLTCLLKLLRLWAVVLVANIVGCVVASGFLTLPFVVQPDVMTALIAVSHHAVEGTATQNFVRAMPAGLIIAALVWILPATRNGGSFFVVMALTWLITAAGFAHVIAGSVEAGLLVWVGEMRFADAALIYFLPVLAGNVAGGTAVFTLLVWGQVRNEVEVE, from the coding sequence ATGACCGCACCGCGGCGGGGCGCTTCCCCAGAAAAGCAAGACAACCTGGACCCCGAAGCCGAAAAGGAGGCGGTGCGCAGCCACTCCGACGAGTCGCATGTAACAGAGGCGAGTCGCCTGTCTGCCCGCCTGATCTACGAGGTCATCCGGCGCGACGGCGACGAGGAACTGCAGCGGCCCGTGGCCTCTCTGGTCTGGTCAGGGCTCGCCGCCGGCGTGCTCATCAGCCTCTCGGTGCTGACGCAGGCCGTACTGAAGAGCAAACTGCCGGAGACCGACTGGGCGCTGCTGGTGGAAGGGCTGGGCTATTCGGTCGGGTTCATGGTGGTCATCTTCGGACGGATGCAGCTTTTCACGGAAAACACGATCACCACGGTGCTGCCGGTGGTGGCGGACCGTTCGCTGACCTGCCTGCTGAAGCTGTTGCGCCTTTGGGCCGTGGTTCTCGTTGCCAATATCGTGGGCTGTGTCGTGGCCTCCGGCTTCCTGACCCTGCCATTCGTCGTGCAGCCCGATGTCATGACGGCGCTGATCGCCGTGTCGCACCACGCGGTGGAGGGAACGGCAACGCAGAACTTCGTCCGCGCCATGCCCGCCGGCCTGATCATCGCCGCGTTGGTGTGGATCCTGCCTGCCACACGCAACGGCGGGTCGTTCTTCGTGGTCATGGCGCTGACCTGGCTGATCACCGCCGCCGGATTCGCCCATGTCATCGCCGGATCGGTGGAGGCAGGCCTGCTTGTGTGGGTCGGAGAAATGCGCTTTGCCGATGCGGCCCTGATCTATTTCCTGCCGGTGCTGGCGGGCAACGTCGCGGGTGGCACAGCGGTGTTCACGCTTCTGGTCTGGGGGCAGGTGCGCAACGAGGTCGAGGTGGAGTGA
- a CDS encoding peptidoglycan DD-metalloendopeptidase family protein, with product MTLTRTLPAFALLAFGAACSNGMDVDMRGRIGGPVDTAAAAATATAERPAADNRGVISYPSYQVAVARRNDTVAQVAERIGLPAQELARYNGLQTGDTLRRGEIIALPSRVAEPSPATGGLQPAGQVDVTTLAGAAIERASPTTPRGTTSGGGAEPIRHQVARGETAFTIARLYQVSPRSLAEWNALDKDFTVREGQYLLIPVVDINEAAAASTTVPGSGTPTPTPPSSTTPLPSVDVTPIEPAAPASGGTSTAAAPAPKPPAADIGQQAAKPASSSAQMVMPVSGSIIREYSKGKNEGIDISASAGQPVKAAAAGSVASISNTTEGVKLLLIRHPGDLITVYTHVDDISVKKGDAVSKGQTIARVGSGSPSFLHFEVRKGFDSTDPMAYLK from the coding sequence ATGACGCTGACCCGCACCCTTCCCGCGTTTGCCCTGCTGGCTTTTGGCGCCGCCTGTTCGAACGGGATGGACGTCGACATGCGCGGCCGTATCGGCGGACCGGTCGACACGGCCGCCGCCGCAGCCACGGCGACAGCCGAACGGCCCGCTGCTGACAATCGCGGCGTAATCTCCTATCCCAGCTACCAGGTCGCCGTGGCCCGGCGCAACGACACCGTGGCGCAGGTCGCCGAACGGATCGGCCTGCCCGCTCAGGAACTCGCCCGCTACAACGGCCTTCAAACCGGCGACACACTGCGCCGGGGCGAGATCATCGCCCTGCCGAGCCGGGTGGCCGAACCTTCGCCCGCCACCGGCGGCCTGCAACCTGCGGGTCAGGTGGACGTGACGACGCTGGCCGGTGCCGCTATCGAGCGTGCTTCTCCGACCACGCCGCGTGGTACAACCTCAGGCGGCGGGGCCGAACCGATCCGCCACCAGGTCGCACGGGGCGAAACCGCCTTCACCATCGCGCGGCTCTACCAGGTCAGCCCCCGCAGCCTTGCGGAGTGGAACGCGCTCGACAAGGATTTCACTGTCCGCGAAGGCCAGTACCTGCTGATCCCCGTGGTCGACATCAACGAGGCCGCCGCCGCGAGCACCACGGTGCCGGGCAGCGGAACGCCCACGCCGACGCCCCCGTCGTCGACGACGCCCCTCCCGTCCGTAGACGTGACCCCCATCGAACCGGCCGCGCCCGCCTCGGGCGGGACTTCGACCGCAGCTGCCCCCGCACCGAAACCTCCCGCCGCCGACATCGGCCAGCAGGCGGCGAAACCGGCGTCCAGCTCGGCTCAGATGGTCATGCCGGTCTCCGGCTCGATCATCCGCGAATACTCCAAGGGCAAGAACGAGGGCATCGACATCTCCGCCTCTGCCGGTCAGCCGGTCAAGGCTGCCGCCGCCGGGTCGGTCGCGTCGATCTCGAACACCACCGAAGGCGTGAAGCTCTTGCTGATCCGTCACCCGGGCGATCTGATCACCGTTTACACCCATGTCGACGACATCTCGGTCAAGAAGGGGGACGCGGTGAGCAAGGGGCAGACCATTGCGCGCGTCGGCTCCGGTTCGCCTTCCTTCCTGCACTTCGAGGTCCGCAAGGGCTTCGACAGCACGGACCCGATGGCCTACCTGAAATAA
- the purF gene encoding amidophosphoribosyltransferase has translation MSDATFFPSNPFDAGDDKLHEECGVFGVVGVTDAANFVALGLHALQHRGQEAGGIVSYHPETGFNSARRFGYVRDNFTRQSLMDTLPGQLAIGHVRYSTAGSKAAAIRDVQPFFGEFSMGGAAIAHNGNITNADALRRELIERGSIFQSSSDSECIIHLMARSLQRDIPARMEDALRRVEGAFSVVAMTRTKLIGVRDPLGVRPLVLGKVADGWVLSSETCALDIIGADYVREIDPGEMVVITAEHGVESIRPFRPAKSRFCIFEHVYFSRPDSIIGHRSVYETRRQIGVELARETPVEADLVCPVPDSGTPAAIGFAAESGIPYGMGIVRNQYMGRTFIEPTEQIRNMGVRLKLNINRALIEGKKVILVDDSVVRGTTSRKIKEMILDAGAAEVHFRIASPPTAWPCFYGVDTPQRDKLLAATMSEDEMRDHLGVDSLKFISLDGLYRAVGEAEGRDAKCPQYCDACFSGEYPVEPADMLQKGFKMKAAE, from the coding sequence ATGTCCGACGCCACCTTCTTTCCATCCAACCCTTTCGACGCCGGAGACGACAAGCTGCACGAAGAGTGCGGCGTATTCGGCGTGGTGGGCGTGACCGATGCCGCCAACTTCGTGGCACTCGGCCTGCACGCCCTGCAACACCGCGGACAGGAGGCCGGGGGCATCGTCTCCTACCATCCCGAAACGGGGTTCAACTCGGCCAGGCGCTTCGGCTACGTGCGGGACAACTTCACCCGCCAGTCGCTGATGGACACCCTGCCGGGTCAACTGGCCATCGGCCATGTGCGCTACTCCACCGCCGGATCGAAAGCCGCCGCCATCCGCGACGTGCAACCCTTCTTCGGCGAGTTTTCCATGGGCGGCGCGGCCATAGCGCACAACGGCAACATCACCAATGCCGACGCACTCCGCCGTGAACTGATCGAGCGCGGCTCGATCTTCCAGTCCTCCTCGGACAGCGAATGCATCATCCATCTGATGGCCCGCTCCCTGCAGCGTGACATCCCCGCCCGGATGGAAGACGCGCTGCGCCGCGTCGAAGGCGCCTTTTCGGTCGTCGCCATGACGCGGACAAAGCTGATCGGCGTCCGCGACCCCTTGGGCGTACGCCCGCTCGTCCTCGGCAAGGTTGCGGACGGCTGGGTGCTGTCTTCGGAAACCTGCGCGCTGGACATCATCGGCGCGGACTACGTGCGCGAGATCGATCCGGGCGAGATGGTGGTCATCACCGCCGAACACGGCGTCGAATCGATCCGCCCCTTCCGTCCGGCCAAATCGCGCTTCTGCATCTTCGAACACGTCTACTTCTCGCGCCCCGATTCGATCATCGGCCACCGCTCGGTCTACGAAACCCGGCGCCAGATCGGCGTCGAGCTGGCGCGCGAAACTCCGGTGGAGGCCGATCTGGTCTGCCCCGTGCCCGACAGCGGCACTCCGGCGGCCATCGGGTTTGCCGCCGAATCCGGCATCCCCTACGGCATGGGCATCGTGCGCAACCAGTACATGGGCCGCACCTTCATCGAGCCGACCGAACAGATCCGCAACATGGGCGTGCGCCTGAAGCTGAACATCAACCGCGCGCTGATCGAAGGCAAGAAGGTGATCCTTGTCGACGATTCCGTGGTTCGTGGCACCACCTCCCGCAAGATCAAGGAGATGATCCTCGACGCGGGCGCGGCCGAGGTCCACTTCCGCATTGCCTCGCCGCCGACGGCCTGGCCGTGCTTCTACGGCGTGGACACCCCACAACGCGACAAACTGCTCGCCGCGACCATGTCCGAAGACGAGATGCGCGATCACCTCGGCGTCGACAGCCTGAAGTTCATCTCGCTCGACGGCCTCTACCGCGCGGTGGGCGAGGCCGAGGGCCGCGACGCCAAATGCCCGCAATACTGCGACGCCTGCTTCTCCGGTGAGTACCCGGTGGAACCTGCGGACATGTTGCAGAAGGGTTTCAAGATGAAAGCCGCGGAATAA
- the radA gene encoding DNA repair protein RadA produces MAKAISRFVCQSCGNVTTKWAGRCEACGEWNCIQEEKPLSRGPAGKSLGQARGRAVQLSDLSSKEAPPPRTACKLDELDRVLGGGLVPASAVLVGGDPGIGKSTLLLQAAAAFANAGLKVVYISGEEASAQVRLRAQRLNLADAPVKLATETNLRDILTTLDKERPDLAIVDSIQTMWADNVDSAPGSVSQVRAAAHELTTFAKRTGSAVIMVGHVTKDGQLAGPRVVEHMVDTVLYFEGERGHQFRILRSVKNRFGPADEIGVFEMTGGGLAEVSNPSALFLAERGEPSPGSVVFAGIEGTRPVLVEFQALVAPSPHSQPRRSVVGWDGGRLAMILAVLESRVGIPFAGLDVYLNVAGGMRVGEPAADLAVAAALLSAREDAALPRETVVFGEISLSGALRPVGQTENRLKEAAKLGFSTAILPSGGKAQGGPSVKLTQMADLTGFVGEVFGAG; encoded by the coding sequence ATGGCAAAGGCCATCAGTCGATTCGTCTGCCAGTCCTGCGGCAACGTCACCACGAAGTGGGCAGGCAGATGCGAGGCCTGCGGCGAGTGGAACTGTATCCAGGAAGAAAAACCGTTGTCGCGCGGGCCGGCCGGAAAGTCCCTGGGTCAGGCGCGCGGACGGGCCGTTCAGCTCAGCGACCTGTCGAGCAAGGAGGCCCCGCCGCCGCGGACGGCCTGCAAGCTCGACGAACTGGACCGGGTGCTGGGCGGCGGCCTCGTCCCAGCCTCGGCCGTTCTGGTGGGAGGCGATCCGGGCATCGGGAAATCGACGCTCCTGCTGCAGGCCGCGGCCGCCTTTGCCAATGCCGGGCTCAAGGTCGTCTATATTTCGGGCGAGGAAGCCTCTGCCCAGGTCCGGCTGCGGGCACAGCGCCTGAACCTTGCGGATGCCCCCGTAAAACTCGCGACGGAAACCAACCTGCGCGACATCCTGACCACGCTCGACAAGGAACGCCCCGACCTCGCCATCGTCGACTCGATCCAGACCATGTGGGCCGACAACGTCGACAGTGCACCCGGGTCCGTCAGCCAGGTCCGCGCCGCCGCGCACGAACTGACGACCTTTGCCAAGCGCACCGGCTCCGCCGTCATCATGGTGGGCCACGTCACTAAGGACGGCCAGCTTGCCGGTCCCCGTGTGGTCGAGCACATGGTCGACACCGTCCTGTACTTCGAAGGCGAACGCGGCCACCAGTTCCGCATCCTGCGCTCGGTCAAGAACCGCTTCGGCCCGGCGGACGAGATCGGCGTGTTCGAGATGACCGGCGGCGGGCTTGCGGAAGTGTCCAACCCCTCTGCCCTGTTCCTTGCCGAACGCGGAGAGCCCTCGCCCGGATCGGTGGTCTTTGCCGGCATCGAAGGCACGCGCCCTGTCCTGGTAGAATTCCAGGCCCTCGTCGCGCCCTCGCCACACAGCCAGCCGCGCCGGTCGGTCGTCGGCTGGGACGGCGGACGTTTGGCGATGATTCTCGCGGTGCTCGAATCGCGGGTCGGCATTCCGTTTGCTGGGCTCGACGTCTACCTGAACGTCGCCGGGGGCATGCGGGTCGGCGAACCTGCTGCCGATCTGGCTGTGGCCGCTGCGCTACTTTCCGCCCGCGAGGACGCGGCGCTGCCGCGCGAGACTGTCGTTTTCGGCGAAATCAGCCTATCGGGTGCCCTACGTCCCGTGGGTCAGACCGAAAATCGCTTGAAAGAAGCCGCCAAACTTGGTTTCTCCACCGCGATCCTGCCTTCGGGCGGCAAGGCGCAGGGTGGCCCATCCGTGAAACTGACGCAGATGGCCGACCTGACCGGCTTTGTAGGAGAGGTCTTCGGCGCCGGATGA
- the surE gene encoding 5'/3'-nucleotidase SurE, translating into MRILITNDDGINAPGLKVLEQIATELAGPDGEVWTVAPAFEQSGVGHCISYAHPTMISELGPRRYAAEGSPADCVLAGVHHVLKDTPPDLVLSGVNRGNNSAENALYSGTLGGAMEGALQGLPAVALSQYLGPENYHIDNPFEGAAQFGAEVLRKILAFDTNAQDGYRLFYNVNFPPVPASGVKGIVAAPQGVREDTRFSVESQLSPSGRRFLWAKGGDQRARVAEGTDAAVNLDGWISVTPMRADLTCTTALKALRDAFA; encoded by the coding sequence ATGCGCATCCTCATCACCAACGACGACGGCATCAACGCCCCGGGGCTCAAGGTGCTGGAACAGATCGCGACCGAGCTGGCAGGGCCGGACGGCGAGGTCTGGACCGTCGCCCCTGCCTTCGAGCAGTCTGGCGTCGGCCACTGCATCAGCTACGCCCATCCCACGATGATCTCCGAACTCGGGCCCCGCCGCTACGCAGCGGAGGGCAGCCCCGCCGATTGTGTTCTGGCCGGTGTGCACCACGTCCTGAAGGACACGCCCCCCGACCTCGTGTTGTCGGGCGTGAACAGGGGCAACAACTCCGCCGAGAACGCGCTCTATTCGGGAACTCTGGGCGGCGCTATGGAAGGCGCGCTGCAGGGCCTGCCAGCCGTGGCCCTGTCGCAATACCTCGGGCCCGAGAACTACCATATCGACAACCCATTCGAGGGCGCTGCGCAGTTCGGAGCCGAAGTCCTGCGCAAGATCCTCGCCTTCGACACGAACGCGCAGGACGGCTACCGGCTTTTTTACAACGTCAACTTCCCTCCGGTCCCGGCCTCGGGCGTCAAGGGGATCGTGGCGGCCCCGCAGGGCGTCCGCGAAGACACGAGGTTCTCTGTCGAATCGCAGCTTTCTCCGTCCGGGCGCCGGTTTCTCTGGGCAAAGGGCGGCGACCAGCGTGCGCGGGTGGCCGAAGGCACCGACGCCGCCGTCAACCTCGACGGTTGGATCTCCGTCACCCCGATGCGGGCCGACCTGACCTGCACCACGGCCCTGAAGGCGTTGCGGGACGCCTTCGCATGA